A window of Sphingobacterium sp. SRCM116780 contains these coding sequences:
- a CDS encoding NAD kinase: MRIAIYGREFSPSVIPHVQHLLAYLKGEKAEIWIYDSFYQFLKTQFKCSESFSTYTSNQDLPIDTDFMLSLGGDGTMLSAVSLIHNSGIPIAGINFGRLGFLATINKTDFEPYIDQIIAKNYQIQKRALLAVESPNRELFGGNSNYALNDITVFRYDSSAMITVNAYLNGELLNSYWADGLIIATPTGSTAYSLSCGGPIIMPGSGNFVITPISPHNLNVRPVVISSEFELELEIESRSEKYILSCDSKNETMESHVKLKITKAPFFINLIRLEGESYFETLREKLLWGIDVRNY; this comes from the coding sequence ATGAGAATAGCGATTTATGGTAGAGAATTTAGTCCTTCGGTTATTCCCCATGTTCAACATTTATTAGCATATTTAAAGGGGGAAAAAGCTGAAATTTGGATTTATGACAGTTTCTATCAATTTTTAAAAACACAATTCAAATGTTCTGAAAGTTTTTCCACCTATACTTCTAACCAAGATTTACCGATTGATACAGACTTTATGCTCAGTTTAGGTGGAGATGGGACGATGTTATCCGCAGTATCTTTAATACATAACTCTGGAATTCCTATAGCCGGTATAAATTTTGGAAGATTAGGCTTTCTAGCCACAATCAACAAAACGGATTTTGAACCGTACATCGATCAAATCATTGCTAAAAATTACCAAATACAAAAAAGAGCACTATTGGCTGTAGAATCTCCCAACAGAGAATTGTTTGGAGGAAATAGTAATTATGCACTTAATGACATTACTGTTTTTAGATACGATAGCTCTGCCATGATCACTGTAAATGCTTATTTGAATGGGGAACTTTTAAATTCCTATTGGGCTGATGGTTTGATCATCGCAACACCAACGGGATCTACGGCATATTCTCTTAGCTGTGGAGGACCAATCATTATGCCTGGAAGTGGTAATTTTGTTATTACACCAATTTCACCCCATAATTTAAATGTACGACCAGTAGTAATATCATCTGAATTTGAATTAGAACTGGAAATTGAAAGTCGTTCGGAAAAATATATTTTAAGTTGTGACTCTAAAAATGAAACAATGGAAAGTCATGTAAAACTAAAAATAACGAAAGCTCCATTTTTCATTAATTTAATCCGATTGGAAGGTGAAAGTTATTTCGAAACACTTCGCGAAAAACTTCTTTGGGGGATAGATGTTAGAAATTATTAA
- a CDS encoding CBS domain-containing protein — protein sequence MYIANIPLSQNTTIKQTDTIAFALDRMEDFQFHLLPIVDGANYLGYITQNDLLNALDDQFTIATIHLRTDPIYIKANQHPYDAIRLMTAYHIDILPVLDENNTFMGMLTSLELLKAISILQSMNEIGAVVVLEIGIHDFSLSKISHLVEAENCQILNCATQAIPEKSSLEVTLKVNKSNIASLLSSFARQNYNVIETFNTLQEFDDLEDRYQQLMNYINI from the coding sequence ATGTATATAGCGAACATCCCTTTATCACAAAACACGACCATAAAACAAACAGATACCATCGCGTTTGCTTTAGATCGTATGGAGGACTTTCAATTTCATTTATTACCTATCGTAGATGGCGCTAATTATTTAGGGTATATTACCCAAAATGACTTATTAAATGCGCTAGATGATCAATTTACTATTGCGACGATCCATTTAAGAACAGATCCCATCTATATTAAGGCAAACCAACATCCTTATGATGCCATTCGTTTAATGACAGCTTATCATATTGATATATTACCTGTCTTAGATGAAAATAATACATTCATGGGTATGTTAACTTCTTTAGAATTGTTGAAAGCCATTTCTATATTACAATCAATGAATGAAATAGGTGCTGTTGTTGTTTTGGAGATTGGTATTCACGATTTTTCATTGTCTAAAATTTCGCATCTAGTAGAAGCTGAAAATTGTCAAATACTCAATTGCGCTACTCAGGCAATTCCAGAAAAATCATCGCTTGAAGTTACTTTAAAAGTAAATAAATCAAATATAGCTAGTCTACTATCCTCTTTTGCTCGACAAAACTATAATGTAATAGAAACATTCAATACGTTACAAGAATTTGATGACTTAGAAGATCGCTATCAACAATTAATGAATTACATCAACATTTAG